A portion of the Rickettsia felis URRWXCal2 genome contains these proteins:
- a CDS encoding hypothetical protein (small ORF related to IS): MSVGRKNWLFAGSDSGGHTASIIYSIIKTAKLNHINLWKYLQKVLAIIQDYRANKVEDLLPWNILLD, encoded by the coding sequence TTGTCAGTAGGACGAAAAAATTGGCTTTTTGCTGGATCAGACAGTGGCGGTCATACTGCCTCTATTATTTATTCCATTATCAAAACTGCTAAATTAAATCACATCAATCTTTGGAAATATTTACAAAAAGTACTTGCAATAATTCAGGATTATAGAGCTAATAAAGTTGAAGATCTCCTTCCCTGGAATATTTTACTAGATTAA
- a CDS encoding Transposase, whose protein sequence is MVGIDIAKRIFQIHGVDKNGNTVLKKKLMREQILTFMANLPKCLVGTEACGGASWAREITKLDHTVKLMAPQFVKPYVKTNKNDQADAEAICEAVADQI, encoded by the coding sequence TTGGTTGGTATAGATATTGCAAAAAGAATTTTTCAAATTCATGGTGTAGATAAAAATGGTAATACGGTATTAAAGAAAAAATTGATGAGAGAACAGATTTTAACATTTATGGCTAATTTGCCAAAATGTTTAGTGGGGACGGAAGCTTGTGGTGGAGCTAGTTGGGCAAGAGAAATAACTAAATTGGATCATACAGTAAAACTGATGGCACCACAATTTGTCAAACCGTATGTCAAAACTAATAAAAACGATCAAGCTGATGCTGAAGCTATATGTGAAGCAGTAGCAGACCAAATATGA